Within Psychrobacter sp. AH5, the genomic segment AAAGTAAAACGCAAAACTATCTAGAATGTGAGCACCAATACGTCAATCCATTGACTGATGTGGCGTTTATGCTAGCGCTGACGCATACGCTATATACTGAAAATCTTTATGATAAAGAGTTTTTGGATATGTACGCGCTAGGTTTTGATGAGTTTACCCCTTATCTTATGGGTAAAACCGAAGACATGGTTGAAAAAACCCCAGAGTGGGCGGCGCCTATTTGCGGTGTGGATGCCAAGCGTATTCGGGAGCTTGCGCGCTTGATGGCGAGCAATCGTACTCAGCTTATCTTTGGTTGGGCGATTCAGCGCCAGCAGCATGGCGAGCAACCTTATTGGATGGGCGCTATTATTGCCGCTATGCTCGGTCAAATCGGTTTACCAGGCGGCGGTATCAGCTACTCGCACCATTATAGCTCGGTTGGCGTCTCCTCATCAGGAGCTACCATGCCAGGCGCTTTCCCACTGAACTTAGATACAGGGCGTAAACCTAAGTACGATAATGAAGACTTTAAGGGCTATAGCTCAGTGATTCCAGTCGCTCGCGCTATCGACTGCTTACTAGAACCGGGCAAAAAGATTAATTTTAATGGTCATGAAGTCACTCTCCCTCCTTATAAAATGGGCATCTTTACCGGCTGTAATCAGTGGCATCGTCATCAAGATCGTAACCGCATGAAAGAGGGTTATCGCAATGTCGAGACAGTTGTAGCGGTGGATTATAACTGGACGGCGACTTGCCGCTTTGCTGATATTGTCCTGCCGGCTTGTACGCCTTTTGAGCGTAACGACTTGGATGCTTATGGCTCATACAGTAACCGCGGCGTCATCGCTATGCACAAATTGATTGATCCGCTATATCAGTCTCGATCCGACTTTGATATCTGGCGTGAGTTTACCAAACGCATGAAACGCGATTGGGAATATAGCCGGCAGATGGATGAGATGCAGTGGGTTGAACAAATTTATGAAGACTGCCGCGCGGATAACCTGAAAAAAGACTTCTATATGCCGCCATTTGCAGAGTTTTGGAAAAAAGGCTATGTGCTATTTCCTGAAGGGGAGAACTGGGTTCGCCACGCTGATTTTCGCGAAGATCCTGAGGTCAATGCCTTAGGTACGCCCTCAGGATTTATCGAGATTAGCAGCCGAAAAATTGCAAGCTATGGCTATGAGGATTGTAAGGGTCATCCTATTTGGATGGAAAAAATTGAGCGCTCACACGGAGGTCCGGGTTCTGATAAGTATCCGCTTTGGTTACAATCAGTGCACCCCGATACCCGTTTGCACTCGCAGACTTGTGAGTCTGAGGAGCGCCGCGCGACTTATACGGTACAAGAGCGCGAACCTTGCTACATGGGCCCTGAAGATGCCAAAGCTCGCGGTATCAAAGATGGGGATCTGGTCAGAGTGTTTAATGATCGCGGACAACTACTGGCAGGAGCGGTGATCTCAGATAACTTCCCGCCGGGTATTATCCGTATTCAAGAGGGGGCGTGGTATGGGCCAACAGGTCCTGAGATTGGTGCTTTAGACACTTATGGCGATCCTAATACAGTATCTTTGGATGTCGGTACTTCTAGTCTAGCGCAAGGCCCTAGCGCCAATACTTGTATTGTAGAGATGGAGAAGTTTGTCGGCAAAGCGCCTGCGGTGACCTCTTTTGGCGGACCTAAGTACGTCAACCCAGATGGTAGCCCTGCCAAAGCGATTTAACGATAGCCTTGGTTTGAAGCGCCTAAGTTAATCGTGCAGCTCTGCTAAAAATGCTAAACCATGCCTTTGTATCTCAATGCTATTAAGAAAATAGTATTGATTTATAAAGGCATTACTCCTTATGATACTGTGATTCATGCACAATTTGCTAGAGCCAATCCGCTATAAACAGGATACAAAATGACTATAACTACCGCCTCAACGACTGAGTCTCCCACTCCAACAACAACCGCCCCCATGACCACCGCGCAGCAGTGGCAAGAAGCAAATTTGGCACGCTCAGCGCTCTATCGCTGGTTTGCCGATGTCTTTGCTTTGGAGCTGACCGCCGCTACTGTTGAGAATTGGTTAGCTGAGCGCACTTATGACCCTATTCATGAAGTTTTTATTAGTCTAGATTTACAAAGCTGTAGCGCTCGGGTCAAAGATGCCATCGAAGCGCTTGGCAAATTACCCAAAAGCGAGCGTGCTTTGGAATTGGCGGCCGACTTTGCCCAGATATTCTTGCTTAGTGGCGATGAGAGCGCGCCGCCTTATGCCTCTTATTATCTCAGTAGTGATAAGCACCTATACGGCGAGCCGACTCAGCAAATGCGTCAGTTTTTGCAGAGTCAGCAGCTAAGTCTGCATACTGAGTTTCGAGAGCCTGATGACCATCTTAGCGTCTACTTTATGGTTATGAGTCTGTGGATTGAGAGTAGTAGTGCCCAAAACCAAGAGATGATTAGTAGTGCCGATCAGCAGCTTAGCTTTTTGGATAATGCTTTTATGAGCTGGTTACCGAAATTTAATGCGCGTTGTCAGCAGATTAAGGTGCAGACGGATTTTTATCCGGCGCTAGCAGCTTTAGCTGAGCAATTCGTATTGGCCGATAGCCAGGCGCTAGCGGCAGTGATCGCTGAAGCTTAATAAGCAGTGTGCTTTAATATGAGTCTTAGATAGTATTGATAAGTGAGTACCATAATAATGATTACCGTCGAGCAGCTCCAGCAAGCGATCACCCAACGTATCGCTACTTACTGTACAGAGGATTTCCCTTTAGCCGATAGAGCCACCCAAACTTGTGCCCTGCTAGCGAGTCAAAATCATATACTAGCTGAAGATATCACCTCAGATTTGGATGTGCCAACACAAAACATATCAGCTATGGATGGCTATGCGATTGCCAAAGGTAGCGAGCTGGCAGCGCATAGCAGTATTACCATCGTGGGTGAGTCGCAAGCGGGTAAGCCTTTTACCCAAGGGTTCTTAGATAGCTGTGCTCAGACGCTGCAAGCCGGCCAAGGGGTGCGTATCTTTACTGGCGCGGTGGTGCCAGAGTCTTGCGATACCGTTATTATGCAAGAAAATACTGATTTTGCTGAGCTAAGAGCCAATATCGACAAATCAAAACCTTACACTATTACTCTCACTCAAACCGCTAAGATGGATAATAATATTCGTAAGCAAGGCGAGGAGATTGAGCGCGGCGAGATCGTGCTGCATAAAGGCAAGCGCCTAAATCCTGCCGATATCAGCTTATTGGCAAACTTAGGAGTAGATAAAGTTAAGGTTTACCAGCCGTTGACCGTTGGTATCTTGGCCACAGGGGATGAGCTGGTCGCGATAGGAAATCCGCTTACAAGCTTAGCGCAAATCTACAACTCCAATACGCCAACGCTCAAAAGCTTACTAGCTGATTTGCCTGTGGTTATCCGTGATTATGGCATCATTGCCGATAATCTTGAGCAGACCACGACAGCGGTGCATCAAGCGATGACGGATTGTGAGGTGCTGATCTCTACTGCGGGAGTCTCGGTTGGCGATTATGACTTTTTAACTACGGTTATTGAGCAATTGGGTCAAATCAATCATTATAAAGTTGCTATGAAGCCGGGTAAGCCTTTTGTCTTTGGTGAGCTAAGTAAAAACCTAGCTAAGCCAGTATTGTATTTTGGTCTGCCGGGTAATCCTTTATCCACCATAGTAGGTAGCTTACAATTTGTCATCCCTGCATTATGGCGCTTATCTGGTGTG encodes:
- the glp gene encoding gephyrin-like molybdotransferase Glp, producing the protein MITVEQLQQAITQRIATYCTEDFPLADRATQTCALLASQNHILAEDITSDLDVPTQNISAMDGYAIAKGSELAAHSSITIVGESQAGKPFTQGFLDSCAQTLQAGQGVRIFTGAVVPESCDTVIMQENTDFAELRANIDKSKPYTITLTQTAKMDNNIRKQGEEIERGEIVLHKGKRLNPADISLLANLGVDKVKVYQPLTVGILATGDELVAIGNPLTSLAQIYNSNTPTLKSLLADLPVVIRDYGIIADNLEQTTTAVHQAMTDCEVLISTAGVSVGDYDFLTTVIEQLGQINHYKVAMKPGKPFVFGELSKNLAKPVLYFGLPGNPLSTIVGSLQFVIPALWRLSGVEADDLPMTLSLEATLINDISKSVGRKDFQRGVLSKNEQGDYQVISFHKQQSHRIKQLSQANCFIVLPQQSGDVCAGSQVQVQPFPWA
- the torD gene encoding molecular chaperone TorD, yielding MTITTASTTESPTPTTTAPMTTAQQWQEANLARSALYRWFADVFALELTAATVENWLAERTYDPIHEVFISLDLQSCSARVKDAIEALGKLPKSERALELAADFAQIFLLSGDESAPPYASYYLSSDKHLYGEPTQQMRQFLQSQQLSLHTEFREPDDHLSVYFMVMSLWIESSSAQNQEMISSADQQLSFLDNAFMSWLPKFNARCQQIKVQTDFYPALAALAEQFVLADSQALAAVIAEA
- the torA gene encoding trimethylamine-N-oxide reductase TorA; its protein translation is MKKMNRRGFLKSLAALSSTALLPMPLLADNSIVTTANGKKVDVSSWKISGAHWGAFRAKVEANRVVEIVPFEFDQYPTKILDGTLGVIYSPSRVRYPMVRVDWFKNRHKSDTSQRGDNRFVRVSWDQALDMLYEELERIQKNHGPWALHTANVGWRSVGNIHSCGNHMLRAIGMHGRSVGTAGDYSTGAGQVIMPYVLGSTEVYSQGTSWPVILDESKVIIFWANDPVKNLQVGWNTETHEAYEYLEKLREKVRNDDIKVICIDPVKSKTQNYLECEHQYVNPLTDVAFMLALTHTLYTENLYDKEFLDMYALGFDEFTPYLMGKTEDMVEKTPEWAAPICGVDAKRIRELARLMASNRTQLIFGWAIQRQQHGEQPYWMGAIIAAMLGQIGLPGGGISYSHHYSSVGVSSSGATMPGAFPLNLDTGRKPKYDNEDFKGYSSVIPVARAIDCLLEPGKKINFNGHEVTLPPYKMGIFTGCNQWHRHQDRNRMKEGYRNVETVVAVDYNWTATCRFADIVLPACTPFERNDLDAYGSYSNRGVIAMHKLIDPLYQSRSDFDIWREFTKRMKRDWEYSRQMDEMQWVEQIYEDCRADNLKKDFYMPPFAEFWKKGYVLFPEGENWVRHADFREDPEVNALGTPSGFIEISSRKIASYGYEDCKGHPIWMEKIERSHGGPGSDKYPLWLQSVHPDTRLHSQTCESEERRATYTVQEREPCYMGPEDAKARGIKDGDLVRVFNDRGQLLAGAVISDNFPPGIIRIQEGAWYGPTGPEIGALDTYGDPNTVSLDVGTSSLAQGPSANTCIVEMEKFVGKAPAVTSFGGPKYVNPDGSPAKAI